From a region of the Ischnura elegans unplaced genomic scaffold, ioIscEleg1.1, whole genome shotgun sequence genome:
- the LOC124173430 gene encoding late histone H1-like translates to MVRYLEGGKRENFIASYLSSETMADATAAAAAAPPAAQPSGTAAVKPLPAASAASKKASKGAASKKARAKPSHPPTSEMVNNAVKSLKERGGSSLQAIKKYIAASYKVDAEKLSPFIKKYLKSAVTSGTLVQTKGKGASGSFKLSSTTLKDKAAPAAAKAKKTAAKKTAAAKKPKPAKKEKAATKRSAPKERSKSAPPAKKAKKADKPKKKPAAAKPAAKAAKSPSKAKKAPTKPKAPKPKKTPTKPKPAAAKKAAAAPKKK, encoded by the coding sequence atggtacgatatctcGAAGGTGGGAAACGCGAAAATTTCATCGCTTCATACCTCTCGTCCGAGACCATGGCAGACGCTACCGCAGCAGCCGCAGCAGCGCCCCCGGCGGCCCAGCCGTCCGGCACCGCAGCCGTCAAGCCCCTGCCCGCCGCCTCCGCAGCATCCAAGAAGGCCAGCAAGGGCGCCGCCTCCAAGAAGGCCCGCGCAAAGCCCTCCCATCCACCGACCTCCGAGATGGTCAACAACGCCGTCAAGAGCCTCAAGGAACGCGGCGGCTCCTCCCTCCAGGCCATCAAGAAGTACATCGCCGCCTCCTACAAGGTCGACGCCGAGAAGCTCTCCCCCTTCATCAAGAAGTACCTCAAGTCCGCCGTCACCTCCGGCACACTCGTACAGACCAAGGGCAAGGGAGCGTCGGGGTCCTTCAAGCTGAGCTCCACCACGCTGAAGGACAAGGCTGCACCCGCTGCAGCCAAGGCGAAGAAGACCGCAGCCAAGAAGACCGCCGCGGCCAAGAAGCCCAAGCCcgcgaagaaggagaaggctgccaccaagcggtccgcgcCCAAGGAGCGCTCCAAGTCCGCGCCTCCTGCGAAGAAGGCAAAGAAAGCAGACAAGCCCAAGAAGAAGCCCGCAGCAGCCAAGCCAGCGGCGAAGGCAGCAAAGTCCCCATCGAAGGCGAAGAAGGCGCCCACCAAGCCCAAGGCGCCCAAGCCCAAGAAGACGCCCACCAAGCCCAAGCCCGCGGCAGCAAAGAAGGCCGCCGCCGCCCCCAAGAAGAAGTGA
- the LOC124173417 gene encoding histone H4-like, giving the protein MDIGYKSPIKIERIDRSQPRFSHRDSSNMTGRGKGGKGLGKGGAKRHRKVLRDNIQGITKPAIRRLARRGGVKRISGLIYEETRGVLKVFLENVIRDAVTYTEHAKRKTVTAMDVVYALKRQGRTLYGFGG; this is encoded by the coding sequence ATGGATATTGGGTATAAAAGCCCCATCAAAATTGAGAGGATCGATCGATCGCAACCACGATTCTCTCACCGAGACAGCAGCAACATGACTGGACGTGGCAAGGGAGGAAAAGGCTTGGGGAAAGGAGGCGCCAAGCGTCATCGCAAGGTTCTTCGCGACAACATCCAGGGCATCACCAAGCCAGCCATTCGCCGTTTGGCCCGCCGTGGAGGAGTCAAGCGTATCTCCGGACTCATCTACGAGGAGACCCGCGGTGTCCTCAAGGTGTTCCTGGAGAACGTGATCCGTGACGCCGTCACCTACACCGAACACGCCAAGAGGAAGACCGTTACCGCCATGGACGTCGTGTACGCCCTCAAGCGCCAGGGACGCACCCTGTACGGATTCGGTGGTTAG
- the LOC124173421 gene encoding histone H2A, protein MSGRGKGGKVKGKSKSRSSRAGLQFPVGRIHRLLRKGNYAERVGAGAPVYLAAVMEYLAAEVLELAGNAARDNKKTRIIPRHLQLAIRNDEELNKLLSGVTIAQGGVLPNIQAVLLPKKTEKKA, encoded by the coding sequence ATGTCCGGACGAGGAAAGGGAGGCAAAGTCAAGGGGAAGTCCAAGTCCCGTTCCAGCAGGGCCGGACTTCAGTTCCCCGTGGGACGTATTCACCGTCTTCTCCGCAAGGGCAACTACGCCGAGCGTGTCGGTGCCGGTGCCCCCGTGTACCTGGCCGCCGTCATGGAGTACCTCGCCGCAGAAGTTTTGGAGTTGGCCGGTAACGCCGCCCGTGACAACAAGAAGACTAGGATCATCCCTCGTCACCTCCAACTGGCCATCCGTAACGACGAGGAGTTGAACAAGCTCCTCTCAGGCGTCACCATCGCCCAGGGTGGTGTCTTGCCCAACATCCAGGCCGTGCTTCTGCCCAAGAAGACCGAGAAGAAGGCTTAA
- the LOC124173428 gene encoding histone H2B — MPPKTSGKAAKKAGKAQKNISKGDKKKKRRRKESYAIYIYKVLKQVHPDTGISSKAMNIMNSFVNDIFERIAAEASRLAHYNKRSTITSREVQTAVRLLLPGELAKHAVSEGTKAVTKYTSSK; from the coding sequence ATGCCACCCAAGACTAGCGGAAAGGCTGCCAAGAAGGCCGGCAAGGCCCAGAAGAACATCTCCAAGGGAGACAAGAAGAAGAAGCGCAGGAGGAAGGAGAGCtacgcaatctacatctacaaggtgTTGAAGCAGGTCCACCCTGACACCGGTATCTCCTCCAAGGCCATGAACATCATGAACTCCTTCGTCAACGACATCTTCGAGAGGATCGCCGCCGAGGCTTCCCGTCTCGCTCACTACAACAAGCGCTCCACCATCACCTCCAGGGAGGTGCAGACCGCCGTCAGGCTCCTGCTCCCCGGTGAACTGGCCAAGCACGCCGTGTCTGAGGGCACCAAGGCTGTGACCAAGTACACCAGCTCCAAGTAA